The genome window gggcatatcgcgcttctgccttctcacaccgcgagacaggtttgtggcttagagtatcgcgattttcggtttgatacgcgtatcgttacagccctagtattcTGATAtagaacgtacacacacatgagagATGTGTTCTGATatagaacatacacacacacacagacacacagacacgagaGATGTGTTCTGATATAGAACGTACACATCACATGATATAGAACATACTTATCACAAGGCTGATGATAAACGCGGTCCGCAGTGGTGTGTATTGTACCTCCACGGAGTATCTGCAGGAGAGGTGGATGGAGGCCGATACCCCGGGCTGTTTTAACACATTACTTCCCTTGTGTAGGCAGCTTATTTCCTTTACACTGTAGGCCTGTTATGGCTGCAGACACAGTCCCTCGGTGGCTCATAAAAAATGGAAATGAAATAGTAGAAATGAGCTTGGTCAACTACGCGATTGCTCTCgtcaaaatacattttaaaatgtatttttaacgATGCATTTCCACTCACCTGGAGCCAGGCGTACTTTAAGGTTGTTTAACTGGGAGGAGTATGAATACTGGCTGTCTGTTTTTAATTACTATGCCTTCATCCCTATGGCCTACAGGCCAATATGTGTTTTGTTTCAGAAGTTAACAATGAATCAATGTGTGTAGCGATGTTGCTATGGCAATCCCTTGTTTATTCTGTTCCCAATTATAAACCGGTTCAGTGGCCTTCAGTCCCTGTCAACTCCAGCAGTGTACTACACGTTGCTCTATTCCAGTCCTGTCCAACAAACACGACACCAGACAATGCCCCCTAGACCCACTAATGGCATCTTGGATTGACCCGAATATAAGGGTCTTGGGAGATCCCAAAAGGACTCCCAAGGACCATCTCAAAGGATCATCCAAAATGCCCTGAGACCTGCTGCTGGTTGCTCAGCTATAGGTATTGTATTCGACTCCACCGATGTTAATTGGAAGCAAATGGTGCGAGGCTGGCTAGCTGCCTAACCGGTGCTCGTTCACCCACGGCTCCTCAGCCCCGATGGAATCACCTTCTTGTCAAACTCGGCGTCGTCATTCCAAGCACATGTTTTCATGCTACAattacaatcagggcatttagcagacgcttttatccaaagcgacttgcatcggttaatgcacacattgacacaccgacggcagtgtcgaccatgcaaggcgacggcCATCTCGTCAGGAGCGGttaggtgtctcgctcagggacacgtcaacactccgctaggaggagctggggatcgaactagcgacctttcggttacaagacaactgctccaCCTCAGTGCCGACTTCAAGCCGACTTCATGCTCCAAACAGTTGTAGTCATACGCCGTGTGGCACTGTTTGCCTCTCAACCAGCCTCCTCCTTCCAGTGTCCTCCGTCCTCGCTcactgtcccccccctccccccagagctCCTCTCCCAGCTCTCGGGGGTGCGTCGCTCGGCGGGCGGCCAGCTGAGCTCCGGCCCCTCGGCCTcccagctgcagcagctccagaTGCAGCTGCAGCTGGAGCGGCAGCAGGCGCAGGCCGCGCGCCAGCAGCTGGAGACGGCCCGCAACGCCACGCGGGGCAGCGGGCGCACCAACGCCGTCCTCAACGCCAACTCGGCCGCCAACCCCGGCAACAGCGCCAACCAcaaccccagccccagccccaaccCGGGACCCCCTGAGACCAGCGTGCTGCCCAGTGCGCACAGCTCCCAGTTCCTACTCAGCAGGTGGGTCCCAGTGTTCAGGTTCATCCCACGCATGCAGAGTCACTCACCGGTGGACGCCGGTCCTGCCCGTGAAATGCTTGAAATCCagggattattatttatttttttactctgCCACATAGCAAATAAATTGGATATTAGTAGGGCTGGCACGAAtcattcgaatattcgaatactgttttggaaaattagtattcgatgcttaaatcagtattcggagctttgttttttttttcacgactgacgttaccagagcgagggaggcaaactataagcgacaccaagcagagaagcgagagaggtgcaggaagaatagatatcttgtttccctttagttTATAacacattagcgggatctcgggaggaaaagtaatacttagcgaaatgctaaccttagctgtttgtttacgttcgctgtacagcgccgcgccaatcaactgtgactttCTTGCTGCAGAgagtgagcgtcttgggaatacccggtcaatataatggatataatatggacacataagacgaTCAATATTCGgcatttgttatggatttattgtacaaattccctgaaaagatggacgttccaggatgaattggaaagctcccgtaagggctgagatggcagaggacagctgctttggaacggaacaacagctgttcgcttccacggggaaaaactaaggaactccaacttacttaggcctactaattaacgttcaaaagctattcaatcttcaacaaaataagcagatactgtcaaaatcggttccagagagtatatagggattattaatgttgtctttgatggtgtgtttttctggaatgagtattcgaatattcgctcagaaaaaccaacgagtatactaagcctgaaaaatggcattcgggccagccctagatACTAGGtatatattataccaccaggtgtgagggtggTTGGCCGTTACTAGCCGTATGGAAATTCGTGGGCGTGTGTGTCCACCTTGGATGTGTGTCGGatagtctaccagcctacccagtggactgaagcaaacgttgctcatctgtccagcacacatctaggtggacacgcccacttgtgatgtcagaagaggcagattttttcCAATCGGCTTATAACGGccaatcccactcacacctgggggtagaATGTGTCAactttttaaaatgaaagacaaGCGGTGCGATGACTTTTCTACCGGGCAGCCTTATTCATGTGTGATCCcgtctgcccccctcccctggccttcctccccctccctcccttcctccccctcgccGGCGGCCAGGCTGAGCGAACCGCGGCTCTCAGAGGCGGAGCGGCAGGCGTGCGAGGCGCAGTGGGCGGACCGCAGCCTGTTTGTGACGGAGCTGCTGCTGTCCACGCTGCTGGCCGACCAGGACGCCTCGGCCACGTCCtcggaggacgacgaggacgacgccgggcgccaccaccgccaccagcacCACGCCGGGCCCTTGCGGAACTTCAGCGACTTCCAGGCCATGGGCTGCGTGGAGGTCATGACCCTGGACGTGGCGCTGGAGAACCTCAACCTGAAGGAGACTGCGCCCGCCGCCACCAAGACGTCGAAAAGCACGACGAAGACCACGGCGTCCAAGAAAGAGCCCCCCGCCCCACCGCTTTGATGACATGGCCGCCggaaagtcccccccccccccggaacgcACCTGACCCCCGacctcgccccctccccctccccccgtcctccATAAACGACCATTGTAACTGGCCGACCGACGTGTTTGACCAACTGCCAAtggatgatatatatatatatatatatatattaaagaaaaaaagactgCGGCTCTTtacggctttttttttttctcagtgaTTGTCATTTCAGCTGTCGCTCCTGGATCACCCCtcgcccgcccgccccccctccctccctccccctcactttTATTACGTTTGTGTACATTGACTTACAAAAGTAGCGAGACGCGAGAATGTGCTAAAAGTGTGTAAGCGAGACGGGTGAGAGCGAgcgaaggggtggggggagaaaaTTTAAactatatatgaatatattataGAAAATCTATACGAAATGTTGATAATCAATTCCACGTAACCCATGTTTCCTCCAGCAGATGAGTGAGCAAAGtcatgcgaacacacacacacctcacctcaccccaGGGGGGACGGAGAAGATCGACAACCTCTcccacctaaaaaaaaaaaaaaaaaactgacgcTGCTGTGTATTTATAGTTATTAATAAAGTAAATGCTTGGTTGGTTGGTTTACCAAAACGTCAGCATGTGCTTAAATCACCATGTGCCCATTGTTAACAGGAGAGGTCTCGCTCCACTCTGTACCGCCCCAAGCAAATCCCTAAAGGTGTTGAAAGCCACATCAGTGACCATTCTGCCTCACACACGCGCGCTCGGACTCTTGGTCGAGTTTGGTTCCAGTCATATCAAGTCCTGATCCCAAAGTCCCTGGCCTGTGACGTATGTATTTGGTCGGGCGACCCTGCTTTGTATCAGCCGTTGGGCACCTTTTTGAATTGCATATTCACTCACGTGTTCATCCTGTATACACTACAAACGCTTAGAGAAAAAAGGCAACTATACAACCAAGGCAGAGGAGAGATCCGTAGTGCGTTAACATAAATCTCCTTCAGTGTGACTGTTTTCAGGCCTTTTATAATATGGAGCGACAACCTGGTTGTGATACAGTAGTTCTTTCTGTtaaattttgttttgtttttctttcttaagACCAGATGCTAGTCTCCAGCCTCCTGTGATCTGAaattaaccctctctctctccattgctCATGAATGCAAAGATAATGAAACGTGACTTAATGGAGAGAACCCTGTATGCTCTTTCCATTAATTTCTAAGTTTAAAAAAAGACCTTTGTACGCCTCCACTGCTACCTTAAGAAATGCAATGTTTTTGGCCTGGGACACAAGCCAAATGACAGGGTAAACCTTTCAAGTTGGAGGACAATAAAAACGTTTTGGATGGAAATTAACGAACAATCCAGATTGTATTGAGTCGTTTTTGTTTATAAAAGGCTATGCCCCACAAAAACTATTAAATACCTACTACTAGAAAATACCTACACAAACTGAAATAATATTTCTGTATTCTTAACCATAAATTCAAGGAGTAGCCTTTTGATTGAATGATGTGTATCTGTAGTAATCGAAGATCTCTAAAGTTGTTGGAAAGCGAATCCAAAGTAATGTTATGCCAAGCCAAAATGGTCAAAACAATCATAACGGATGAGATCAATAAGCTAGACCTTTaaacatttctatttttttttacagaaactAATAATTCGTTGTGCAGTTGGTATTGGTGCGTTATAATGTAGGCCTGCGACAGTAGCGTATGTACTTGCAGCTGAGTCAGTCAAACCTCGACGTCATGAAATCCTCAGTTTGTTCCAGCCGGTTGCTGGCATCATCAGATCCATACATCAGAATCCATCgcgggattttttttttcgttttgttgCCCTTTTGAGTGGTCAAGAGAGCTATGTAAAGTCCTGAATAAACTTGCAGAACGTATCCTAATTAAAACTCTGTTTTGCCACGTCTTAAGTAAGAAACACTGCCATTGACATTTTTAGGATCCTATCCTTCCGAAATGGATGAATTCGTTATCAAATATTGAATGTAAATTACTTAAATATCAAATCAAAGTATTTTATATTGAAGTCATTCACATTTGATATTGCATCTTTATTCAGGTTTAATATTTAACCTGTAGGCTAACTTGGGGTAAAATATTTTTTACCCAACAAACTTTAACAGCCTTTTTTTTAGGCTGCTAATTAAGGTAAAATGCGTCCCACCTGTCCTCCACTTATTGAGACTTAATTAAAGGGGCAATGAAGGGGGACCTGAATGAAAATAACCTGAAGCACTATTTTATAGGCTCTTTCGGTCCAAAATAGTCAAACAAACAAAGGGCACGACAGCGACACAATAATGGACTCAACAGCAGTATTCTTTGTA of Gadus macrocephalus chromosome 11, ASM3116895v1 contains these proteins:
- the LOC132467605 gene encoding E3 ubiquitin-protein ligase KCMF1-like; protein product: MSRHEGVSCDACLKGNFRGRRYKCLICYDYDLCASCYESGATTTRHTTEHPMQCILTRVDFDLYYGGEAFSVEQPQAFTCPYCGRMGYTEISLQEHVAAEHTETSTEVICPICAALPGGDPNHVTDDFAAHLTLEHRAPRDLDESSGVRHVRRMFHPGRGLGGPRGRRSNMHFTSTTTGGLSSNQSSTQSSNYSREAMDPIAELLSQLSGVRRSAGGQLSSGPSASQLQQLQMQLQLERQQAQAARQQLETARNATRGSGRTNAVLNANSAANPGNSANHNPSPSPNPGPPETSVLPSAHSSQFLLSRLSEPRLSEAERQACEAQWADRSLFVTELLLSTLLADQDASATSSEDDEDDAGRHHRHQHHAGPLRNFSDFQAMGCVEVMTLDVALENLNLKETAPAATKTSKSTTKTTASKKEPPAPPL